ACTATTAACATTGCGAGTCAAAAATTCTAGACTACGTAAACAAGTTCGACATTTAAAATCCaacaaaaaatccaaaaaaactgTGATGGGtctataaaacatattttaaatttatccagGAAATACTTATCTCCTAtacaagttagtttttttagaaGTCAATTAGAaatgagtaaacaagtcaataaaggAAAACGCTGGGCATTTTGTGACAAAGTTTTGGCTTTGCGAATTCTGTTTCATAGTCCTCAAACTTTTAACGTCTTGCGAACAATATTCTGTTTACCAAGTCAAacctgtttattattatttttgtcctGCGTATTCTCAGATCTTCAAGAAGGGTTTTCTActcaattgttttctttattaaagttacgtGCTGATGCAATGAATCCACATGATCGTAATGTCAGTCCTGTTATGGATGAAATGTCATTAAAGCAGCATTTAGAGTATGATAGAAATTCTGACAGGGtttatggtataaaaaaatggaaaacttttaaatcaggCTCTTGTAATTATGGTTAGAGGCTTGGTAAATAAATGGAAACAACCaatagcttatttttataataattcaaCAGTATCAACAGCTGACTTGACTTTTTTACTATGTGAAACCATTTCTAAGGTTCAAGAAACTAGTTTACACATTAGATGTGTAGTTTGTGATCAAGGATCTACTAATATAGCTGCCTTACGTTTGCTTGGGTTTTCCAAAAATTTACCATACTTTCCTAATCCTTccaatgataaaaatatgttatttttgatcCTCCACATTTAGTAAAAAGTATCAGAAACAATTTACGAAGACATAACATTGACATTAATGGTGAAATTGTTTCTTGGCAACACATCCAGTCTCTGTATAATTTAGACAAAATAAACTCTGTACCTCTAGTGCCAAAACTAGCAGATAGACACTTAGATCCTGGTCCTCTTTTATCTATGAAAGTCAAACTTGCCACTCAAGTTTTTAGTTATCAAGTTGCTTCTGCATTATATTCCTGCTCTAATACAAACTTACTTCCTTTAAGTGTATTACCAACAGCAAGATTTGTTGAACGCATGGATACTTTATTCGATATATTGAATTCATATAAACTATATGCAGATAAACCAGGTCGTTGTGCTCTAACTTTAAAAGGAGCGAGTATTTCTCAGTTGGAAGAGTTAAAACATTGGATTGAGAAATGgaaattttgtaatgttagaAGTCAAGCAAGTATATCATGTCATTGGGGTTTAAGTGTCACAATAAATAGTGTTCTAACCTTAAGTAGAGAGCTATTTTCTGAAGGTTTTCAGTTTGTTTGTACTTCTCGTTTTAATCAGGACTgcattgagaattttttttccattattcgAAGCAAACGTGGTTGGAATGACCGTCCAAATGTTAGACAATTTCGAGCTGCCTATAGAAATGCTTTATTACTTTTATCTGTAGAAAAAAGCAAATCCAATAGCAACTGTATAAAGGATTCAAATTTTGAGACAGCTTTCAATCTAAATGATTTTATGAAGTGTTGTACTCAAACAACCACTAATTGTGGAATTTATGAAACAGAAAATAACATACCTAAAGGAATATCTTATTTTCATCCAGGATCATTTTATATGTTTACTGGAAAAATTATAATGCAACCAAAGGATCAAGCCCTTTTACACATGGCTGGATGGCTTATTCAAAAGGTTAAGTTATGTCATAGGTGTGCAGATGTACTCTTTCTTAGTTCAGCTGACAATCCATCAGCTTTTATGTCACTAGTTTGTGAAATGGAAATaacttttatgaaatttatcgataaatatCTTGAAAGAGATGGACTGGCCATGATTctcatcaataaaattaaaaaaaaattttattgatgagaATCATGTCCCTTTgatatattatgatattattttttcaatataattctTTGTAATGAGACATTTatgttataatgtataatattattaacttttgttaatgtatgatgttaataacttttatttttaataaaataattttatgttctaaaaaaattacactaactTTATGttattatgatattattttttcaatataattctTTGTAATGAGACATTTatgttataatgtataatattattaacttttgttaatgtatgatgttaataacttttatttttaataaaataattttatgttctaaaaaaattacactaactTTATGttattatgatattattttttcaatataattctTTGTAATGAGACTTATTTatgttataatgtataatattaataacttttgttaatgtatgatgttaataacttttatttttaataaaataattttatgttctAAAAATATTACACTAACTTTATGttattatgatattattttttcaatataattctTTGTAATGAGACTTATTTATGTTACaatgtataatattaataacttttgttaatgtatgatgttaataacttttatttttaataaaataattttatgttctaaaaaaattacactaactttatgttctacaaaatgttttttccccattattttattcttattgaaACATTCTAATGGTAATCTTAACAAAATTGATGTATCTTAATGTTACGAAGTTGATATATctttaatacaaaattgagATTAGCAACAAAGttgattaactaaaaaaaaaactatttgtgttAGTTGCGGAAGAGGTCCGGCAGGACATCCCAGAATGCAATTTCGATCAATTAACAGGAGTTTCGCGAAGTGGATAGGCTTTGTTTGTAAccatcaaaaataattaaagtatgATTACcatacttttttgtaatatatgtaCAATATTGTTCAATAATGTCTGAATATGTAGCTGGGAGACTCCAAAAAACTCGATGCAGCAAAGCTCCGCCGTCAAGAATATAGTTTGTGTCATTATTCTCTGTTAAAATTGTGGAATCCTTAATGAGTTCTCTACCAAGCTCTGCTTTGTTTGCTTTCCTCATTAATCCATCTTTGAAGAAAGGTGTGGGCTCCGGTGCTAATTCATATTTGAAGCAGTCAGTCAAATCTTCAACCCTCTCAATTAGCATGATTAGTCTTTTGAACAAAACATTAGGATCTACGTGGACTGCATCGCTATTAACTTTAACAGATGGCATCAACTTGGCAAATGTTTTGACCTGCTTTGAACGCTTGATAGATACTTGATTGGCTGCAATATTATTAAGACTGTTTTGAATCTCTAAACCCACATTTTCTGCTTGATCACAATTGATTTCATCATCCTTATCAGCACATAGGccagtaaaaatatattgaagtcCTGAGTCTTGAAATTCGAAAGGATTAAACAGGTCGAGCTGCTCCTTTAATGCTTTGAAATCTTTAGTATCTCTTTTTCGCCGAGACTCACCAGATTCACAATGTTGCTGACTACTCTCAAAACGATGCTTTGTTAATGTTGACATGGAATCATGGATTGCTCCGTATTCATGTAAGGTACTGACCCAAAGATTCCTTGTAGACTCTGACATACCCCTTCCTCTGGTTAAACctccactgcttttttttgaTCTCATCATGCACTGTTCAATTACTAAATCAGGCCAAAGACCAGCCCAGTATCGATCTGTGCGTCTAATACAATGGTAACCTGATTTACAGCACTGCTCATAAAGCCAAGGATATTCTGAATTAAGTGAGTACATGGATTGCAGATATAACCGAGCACTTTTGGCATAGTTTATATGCCCTGCTGCGGCAAATAAATTAAGCATAAGCCTGATGGCTTCCAGATGTTCGTTCCCTGTTCTCTCTGCTCTGATGAACATTTTGATAATGCTAATATATTCAAGATATTGCAACCATAGTTTTGTTGTTCTGGATGAACGGAAAagctgtatttttaaattttcaataagaTTTGTGAATCTTATAACTACACTACTATTGTTTATCTCTTCCAAATCCATGTTTCCTTGGACCAGATCCTGATGCATATTTTCTAGAGAACTATCAGCCTCGTCTTTGAGgctttgtttaaaaagtagACTCATTAAGGCAGATTCAACTAAGAAGTGAGCTCTTAGTGCTCGAGCTACTGCTTTACCAGTCATTATATGCGCGACAGAGTTGCTTGCATAAATAAGTTCGAGTAACCTATTTAGTCCTGATCCCTCCATGACCATACCAATACTTCCAACGAAGCTCATTAAGATGTGGAATCCTCCCAATCGAATAACTATATCCAATTGCTTAGACTTTGCAATTTCGTAAGCTTTTAACCATAAAGGCTAATTAAAAGTTACACTTGGAGTAGGTAAACTGATTAATTTTGCttagttttgtataaaaactaGTGTAGAATAAATGTAGTTTTTATCAGATGGGTTTAAGTTAATGATAGGCGCCATGAATATCTCACTTTTTCCGGGATGACATTTACCATTATGATGAAGTTGCATAAATCCACTGTGCCCGGTTCTCACCAGCCGTTGAAGTGAACGAACTTTGCCAGCAAAGATCAATACCGAGAGACAGTGAAAAGATCTGTGGTGACTGAAGTTCAACAATGGGCTTGAACAATATCTTTGTCAATGCTGCTGTGTCAGGAACGTTATACCACAAAAttggaatatttattttagaatttatttctGCTGCCTTCAAACCATATCTTATTCTTTTAATTCGATGAAAATTATCCAAAACTTTAGAGTTCATCATTCCAGCAGCAATGATTCCCATTCCATGAAAAGTGTCTTTACGATCTAATGTGCAGATATTATGATCCACATTGTCTGCCACCCACTGAGTAAATAATCCATTCAGCACTCCGTCAACAATGTTATCGTTGTTAGCCCTAACAGAGTGTTTAAAGCGTGTTATTTCTGATGGACTTATGCAAAAGCCTAGTTTAAATAGCTCATTTGTCAACCACTTTGATGCAAACTTGTGATCTAGTTCTATTCCTAAACCAAAAAGCAAAGGTGGGACGTAAAATCGCAATCGAATAGCTTTTGTTATAGTTTGACCAATGGAAGATTGTTTTAGTTTGTCAGATGTAATTTGTTTCATAAAGACGCGAAGCAATGGGATTAAACTTTCTTCATGATGCTCAATATCGTATTTAGATGGGTAATTCTCTGTGctgaactttaaatttaaaatttctgccTTTACCAACTTAGCCGCGGCTCAAATGATAACTTTACCTTCGTTTGCATCTTTGTTCTCTGccttagattttttaataataaatgtagtCGCATCTTTAAAGCATACTAAATTAGATTTACCTTCAGTTTGGTTAATAATTATGTCGTCTTTgtatttttcttctaattttctCTTTAAGTGCTTCATTGAATAAATATCTTTGGAATTTGCCACCTCTTTCATTTTAATGTGCAATTCAGTAGTTGTCACAGGAGCCATTTGACACTCAAACCAACCACAAAGCCTTTCAAAGTGCTCCGCCATTATTGAATTTCCTTTGCGACCAAGCTTTTCTGTTTCAATCAAATTTGACCTGTAAATATATTAGGACTTTTTAGAATAGCatatgaaacataaaaatacacataacgaatataaaaattcaaaactcgGTCAGAATCGGTTAATATGTTACTTTATTATGGAAAAACTACAAATCACTTTATCATTTGCAACTTTTACTTGTTAATTgcatttaacaacatttttgatatattgCTATAACATGAGAAGATAAATCAATTCAAATATATTGGAATTAAAACCTGTTGGTTGAAACCCTGTTGGTTGAAAATAGCTTATAACATTCAGAGTGGTATATCGCATCACTTGCAACCTGATCACAACAGCAATTCAAGCGAGATTTTACTTCAACTGCCCATATATCTTTTCTGTCTTCACAAACCTTAAGCATGctttgtttgaattttattgtACGCACCAGTATTACGGCTTTGCTATCACGATGTTTAGAATCGGGTAATGCAAGGTTGCCACAAATAAAGCAGCATTGCTTCCAGTTGAATATGTCTGtctaagttataaataaatttgtttacaaaaaaaaaaaaatcttaagctagtattttgctttttttaagaaagtggGATGTCGTTATTAAGAGACCGTACaatgactttataaaaaacagctAAAAGAACATAATTGAACAAAGTAACTcctacatatataaatatagttatttgtATGGATCACAACACACAAGCACAAGATTGAGTAAATACGAAAATATCTTACTGAGcgcaattttttaatgttagggCTTTCCATTTGACAATTTAATACTTTTCTTTTCGGATTTGTAAAATCACGCCTGCATGCCATATGGACATCAACCGTGTCCCTTTCCTTAAG
This portion of the Hydra vulgaris chromosome 13, alternate assembly HydraT2T_AEP genome encodes:
- the LOC136090184 gene encoding uncharacterized protein LOC136090184, whose translation is MSFVGSIGMVMEGSGLNRLLELIYASNSVAHIMTGKAVARALRAHFLVESALMSLLFKQSLKDEADSSLENMHQDLVQGNMDLEEINNSSVVIRFTNLIENLKIQLFRSSRTTKLWLQYLEYISIIKMFIRAERTGNEHLEAIRLMLNLFAAAGHINYAKSARLYLQSMYSLNSEYPWLYEQCCKSGYHCIRRTDRYWAGLWPDLVIEQCMMRSKKSSGGLTRGRGMSESTRNLWVSTLHEYGAIHDSMSTLTKHRFESSQQHCESGESRRKRDTKDFKALKEQLDLFNPFEFQDSGLQYIFTGLCADKDDEINCDQAENVGLEIQNSLNNIAANQVSIKRSKQVKTFAKLMPSVKVNSDAVHVDPNVLFKRLIMLIERVEDLTDCFKYELAPEPTPFFKDGLMRKANKAELGRELIKDSTILTENNDTNYILDGGALLHRVFWSLPATYSDIIEQYCTYITKKYGNHTLIIFDGFGYKSSIKD